One Nostoc sp. UHCC 0302 DNA window includes the following coding sequences:
- a CDS encoding PhnD/SsuA/transferrin family substrate-binding protein: MFVRFSRRFFLLQLLGLTVTGCQSTPKFEGEITIGAINYGGSGEIINQYAKFNRYLGEKTKAYIQLEPVFNETRAIERLEARAWSLVFAPPGLAAIAIARYQYVPIFPLLGVSNLRSILVVRKDNPITDLKQLQGQTVALSQPGSATGYYLPLFNLYGLTLKEVLFAPVPKTVLELVTQGKATAGAVSIAEFNETPQPDLRILYTDPHYVPPGVVLIGPTIERNRQEYIRQVMSEFPSVLAEEIGYVPNGQVPDYKYMMTVVERVKLFAGKLQNKPAPLF; this comes from the coding sequence ATGTTTGTGCGATTTTCACGCCGATTTTTTCTTTTACAACTGCTAGGTTTAACAGTTACTGGATGTCAATCAACACCGAAGTTTGAGGGCGAGATAACCATTGGTGCAATCAACTATGGTGGAAGCGGAGAGATTATTAATCAATATGCTAAATTCAATCGTTACTTGGGTGAAAAAACTAAGGCATATATTCAGCTAGAGCCAGTTTTTAATGAAACTAGGGCGATTGAGCGTCTTGAGGCTCGTGCTTGGTCACTGGTATTTGCTCCTCCAGGTTTAGCTGCGATCGCGATCGCACGTTACCAATATGTTCCGATTTTTCCTCTATTAGGTGTAAGTAATTTACGCTCAATCTTGGTTGTTCGTAAAGACAACCCAATTACCGATTTAAAACAGCTACAGGGTCAAACAGTTGCTTTAAGTCAACCAGGTTCAGCAACAGGATATTATTTGCCCCTTTTTAATCTTTATGGTTTGACATTAAAAGAAGTATTGTTTGCACCCGTACCTAAAACAGTTCTAGAATTGGTGACTCAAGGCAAGGCAACCGCTGGTGCTGTTTCCATAGCTGAATTTAATGAGACACCCCAACCCGATTTACGCATACTCTACACAGATCCTCATTATGTTCCGCCTGGGGTGGTTTTGATTGGCCCTACTATCGAACGCAATCGCCAAGAGTATATTCGCCAAGTCATGAGTGAGTTTCCCTCAGTTTTAGCTGAAGAAATCGGGTATGTACCTAATGGGCAAGTCCCAGATTACAAATACATGATGACTGTGGTTGAGCGAGTGAAATTGTTTGCTGGCAAGTTACAGAATAAGCCAGCGCCTTTATTTTAG
- a CDS encoding DUF3365 domain-containing protein — protein sequence MLENLKIGTKFNLLLILVFLISIFGSGAALSRVLQQRAQNEVTSQALILMEMVNSVRNYTQDRINPLLSPRVETDSTFIPETIPSFSAIEVFNNFRKKPEYKNFRYKDAFLNPTNLRDKADNFEAELVQNFRKDSKTKEISDFRNLPEGQVFYIARPLIITQQSCLRCHSTPEQAPKSQLATYGSQNGFGWKLNEPLGAQIISVPSEEVFANAKSTWSLIMGLLIAIFAIVIFLINFLIKKAVIQRIKNIEKIAQKVSTGDMSADFDETSNDEIGGLAAAFNRMKSSLKIAMDMLNQQG from the coding sequence ATGTTAGAAAACTTAAAAATAGGTACTAAGTTCAACTTACTTTTAATACTAGTTTTCTTAATTAGTATTTTTGGCAGTGGCGCAGCCTTATCGAGGGTACTTCAACAGAGAGCGCAAAATGAAGTGACTTCTCAAGCCTTGATTCTGATGGAAATGGTAAATTCGGTAAGAAACTATACACAAGACCGGATTAATCCTTTACTATCACCTAGAGTAGAAACCGATTCAACGTTCATCCCTGAGACAATACCAAGTTTTTCTGCCATAGAGGTATTTAATAACTTCCGCAAAAAACCAGAGTATAAAAATTTTCGTTATAAAGATGCATTCCTTAATCCAACTAATTTGCGAGATAAAGCTGATAATTTTGAAGCCGAACTAGTACAAAACTTTCGTAAAGATTCTAAAACTAAAGAAATTTCTGATTTTCGCAACTTACCTGAAGGACAAGTATTTTACATTGCACGGCCACTTATAATTACACAACAAAGCTGTCTCAGATGCCATTCCACACCAGAGCAGGCTCCTAAGAGTCAGTTGGCAACTTATGGTTCACAAAATGGTTTTGGCTGGAAACTAAACGAACCTCTTGGCGCTCAAATAATATCTGTTCCTTCTGAAGAAGTATTTGCCAATGCCAAAAGCACTTGGTCTTTGATAATGGGGCTTTTAATTGCTATCTTTGCCATCGTAATTTTCTTAATCAACTTCTTAATTAAAAAAGCTGTAATTCAGCGAATTAAAAATATAGAAAAAATCGCCCAAAAAGTTAGCACTGGCGACATGAGCGCTGATTTTGATGAAACTTCTAATGACGAAATTGGTGGTTTGGCAGCGGCATTTAATCGGATGAAATCTAGCTTAAAAATAGCTATGGATATGCTTAATCAACAAGGTTAA
- a CDS encoding WGR domain-containing protein codes for MAEEKTYLELSEADGGSHKFYEVVIKDTQVTIRYGRIGDSGQTQTKTYPSPDKAKADATKKINEKLKKGYEHAVIGVRQKRAVTRRQVTSTVSTAKPAPILWKFTSKSAAFGIFIDAKRCWVGNQTGQVFALDHQGKVLNQFKLPDGVKCLVADDVWIYAGCDDGNVYDLTGKLPRITYKIDENVDIFWLDIKDGLLGVSDANGGVTTIDHDDESQWTRLSQGQAGWMVRCDEVGVYHGHSQGVTMYDSKEGRMLWHQKTGGSVLFGWQEASAVYAGTSDHKVYCFSKKGEVASVYKCDDAVYSCAAALDGKYVFAADNSSSIYCFNQAGERLWKLGTGCGSALSMQFFDHRVYIVTTDGSLACIDASEAAITAAQAGTVPDATIIKAPKGEGAAPSTVLETTTDISQGVIIECFREGSKLRVRVVSPGYDSKWKVQFPKDIRQEGQRYLVQEVRESASGGFYRAYGEIKKLI; via the coding sequence ATGGCTGAAGAAAAGACATATCTGGAACTTTCAGAAGCTGATGGCGGCTCACACAAATTCTATGAAGTTGTCATAAAAGATACCCAAGTCACCATTCGCTATGGTCGTATCGGTGACTCAGGGCAGACTCAAACTAAAACTTATCCCTCCCCTGATAAAGCTAAAGCAGACGCCACTAAAAAGATTAACGAAAAGCTGAAAAAAGGTTACGAACACGCCGTTATAGGTGTACGCCAGAAACGTGCTGTTACACGACGCCAAGTCACCAGCACTGTTTCGACAGCAAAACCAGCGCCAATTCTCTGGAAATTTACCTCCAAATCAGCCGCCTTTGGGATTTTCATTGATGCAAAACGTTGCTGGGTGGGTAACCAAACTGGTCAAGTTTTTGCTCTTGACCATCAGGGTAAAGTTCTCAATCAGTTTAAACTCCCTGATGGTGTCAAATGTCTAGTTGCCGATGATGTTTGGATTTACGCTGGCTGCGATGATGGTAACGTTTATGACTTAACTGGCAAGTTACCACGGATTACTTACAAGATTGATGAAAATGTTGATATCTTCTGGCTAGATATCAAAGATGGCTTACTGGGAGTATCTGATGCCAACGGTGGTGTAACCACAATAGACCACGATGATGAATCGCAGTGGACTCGTTTGAGCCAAGGTCAAGCTGGTTGGATGGTACGTTGTGACGAGGTTGGCGTCTATCACGGCCATAGCCAGGGCGTGACTATGTATGATAGCAAAGAAGGTCGGATGCTCTGGCATCAAAAGACTGGCGGTAGCGTGCTATTTGGTTGGCAGGAAGCATCTGCTGTCTACGCAGGTACAAGCGACCATAAGGTTTACTGTTTTAGTAAAAAGGGTGAGGTTGCCTCAGTCTACAAGTGCGATGATGCAGTTTACTCTTGTGCAGCAGCACTTGATGGTAAATATGTGTTTGCTGCTGACAATAGTTCTTCAATTTACTGCTTTAATCAGGCAGGAGAACGCCTCTGGAAGCTTGGTACTGGATGCGGCTCAGCTTTATCCATGCAGTTTTTCGATCATCGCGTTTATATTGTTACTACCGATGGTTCTTTAGCCTGCATCGATGCTAGTGAAGCTGCTATTACTGCCGCTCAAGCGGGAACAGTTCCCGACGCGACTATTATTAAAGCACCGAAAGGAGAAGGAGCAGCACCCTCGACAGTTCTGGAAACCACCACAGATATCAGCCAAGGTGTGATTATTGAGTGCTTTCGCGAGGGCAGTAAATTGCGAGTTCGCGTTGTCTCACCAGGATATGACTCCAAATGGAAAGTACAGTTTCCCAAGGATATCCGCCAAGAAGGTCAGCGCTATCTTGTGCAAGAGGTGCGGGAGTCAGCTAGTGGTGGTTTCTACCGCGCCTATGGTGAAATCAAAAAATTGATTTAG
- a CDS encoding family 10 glycosylhydrolase has protein sequence MVSISTPFSDIQNHWASLFINALAQRSIVSGLPNGTYRPDHSLTRAEFAAIIAKAFPKVPKKRQYVAFVDVPTNYWAATAIQTAYERGFVSGFPDKTFRPANRITRVEVLVSLVAGLEIDTKIKPDLLTTLPQIYQDATQIPAYGKNQVAIATTAGLVASFPNIKLLNPNLAATRGDVAVFIYQALVYLGEAQKISSAYLVVPSIPTPTSTPTPTPIPLPLPLPQGSVRVNHSREFRGAWVAAVWNSDWPSKAGLSVTQQKAELTQIINQLQKLNFNALIFQVRPEGDALYASQLEPWSAWLTGTQGKAPEPFYDPLEFAIAECHKHNIELHAWFNPYRAKTSIKGSPNVRPHLAVTNPEVVYQWGNQLWMEPGAKIVQDRAYNVIIDVVRRYDVDGIHLDDYFYPYPIEGQSFPDGKTYAAYKETGGNLSLGDWRRENVNQMVLRLSQGIKATKPYVKFGISPFGIYRPGQPPGITGLDAYSVLYADSKKWLEQGWIDYLAPQLYWRTDQAQQSYSALLRWWTQVNTKQKHIYAGNNLTEPSNKSRESDEIEKQVKISRSQAGQFSLGNIFFNLGVLTENSQGIADKFQSLLYNKPALPPTLSWLNETPPPPPTGLQVNNRKLSWQPGDNQPVRSWTLYRQSGSTWTLQRILSAGTTFATVEPGTYVVCAVSRLAHESAGVVISVS, from the coding sequence ATGGTATCTATTTCTACTCCCTTCTCGGATATTCAAAACCATTGGGCAAGCTTATTTATTAACGCCTTAGCCCAACGTAGTATTGTCAGTGGGTTGCCTAATGGCACATATCGCCCTGATCACTCACTCACCCGTGCTGAGTTTGCTGCCATCATTGCCAAAGCATTTCCGAAAGTTCCCAAGAAGCGGCAGTATGTTGCCTTTGTTGATGTACCGACGAATTATTGGGCAGCAACAGCCATTCAAACAGCTTACGAAAGAGGATTTGTTAGCGGGTTTCCTGATAAAACCTTCCGTCCCGCTAATCGTATTACTAGGGTGGAAGTTTTAGTTTCCTTGGTAGCGGGTTTGGAAATTGATACGAAGATAAAACCTGACCTCCTGACAACATTGCCACAAATCTATCAAGATGCTACTCAGATTCCTGCGTATGGTAAAAATCAAGTAGCTATTGCTACTACTGCTGGATTAGTAGCTAGTTTCCCAAATATTAAATTACTCAATCCTAATCTCGCCGCTACCCGTGGCGATGTGGCAGTTTTTATCTATCAAGCTTTAGTGTATTTGGGTGAAGCACAAAAGATTAGTTCTGCTTACCTTGTAGTTCCGTCAATACCCACACCCACATCAACGCCAACGCCAACACCGATACCATTACCTTTACCCCTACCACAGGGTAGTGTGAGAGTAAATCATAGTCGTGAGTTTCGGGGGGCATGGGTAGCAGCTGTGTGGAATAGTGATTGGCCTTCTAAAGCGGGACTTTCCGTTACCCAACAAAAAGCTGAACTCACTCAGATTATCAATCAATTACAAAAGCTAAACTTCAATGCCCTAATCTTTCAGGTGCGACCAGAGGGTGATGCTTTATATGCCTCTCAACTAGAACCTTGGAGTGCTTGGCTGACGGGAACACAAGGTAAAGCACCAGAACCATTTTATGATCCATTAGAGTTTGCGATCGCTGAATGTCACAAGCACAATATTGAACTTCATGCTTGGTTTAACCCCTACCGCGCCAAGACCAGTATTAAAGGTTCGCCTAATGTCCGTCCTCACCTAGCTGTAACTAATCCCGAAGTTGTCTACCAATGGGGTAATCAACTATGGATGGAACCAGGGGCAAAAATTGTTCAGGATAGGGCTTACAACGTAATTATTGATGTTGTACGTCGTTATGACGTAGATGGTATTCATTTAGATGACTATTTTTATCCCTATCCTATTGAGGGTCAATCTTTTCCCGATGGCAAAACTTACGCAGCCTACAAAGAAACTGGGGGTAACCTCAGCTTGGGTGACTGGCGACGAGAAAACGTTAATCAAATGGTACTACGTCTATCTCAGGGAATTAAAGCCACAAAGCCCTACGTTAAATTTGGGATTAGTCCCTTTGGCATTTACCGCCCCGGACAACCACCGGGAATTACTGGCTTAGATGCTTATAGTGTGCTGTATGCTGATTCCAAAAAGTGGTTAGAACAAGGTTGGATTGATTATTTAGCCCCCCAACTGTACTGGCGTACTGACCAAGCACAACAAAGTTATTCTGCGTTGCTAAGGTGGTGGACACAAGTAAACACAAAGCAAAAACACATTTATGCTGGTAACAATCTCACAGAACCAAGTAATAAAAGTAGGGAGAGTGATGAGATTGAAAAACAGGTGAAAATTAGTCGTAGCCAAGCTGGACAGTTTTCACTGGGCAATATTTTCTTTAATCTAGGAGTTTTGACAGAAAATAGTCAGGGCATTGCTGATAAATTCCAGAGTCTGCTGTATAACAAACCTGCGTTACCTCCAACTTTGTCTTGGCTGAATGAAACACCACCACCTCCGCCCACTGGACTACAAGTCAACAACCGCAAACTAAGTTGGCAACCTGGAGATAATCAGCCAGTTCGTTCTTGGACTCTTTATCGGCAGAGTGGTAGTACTTGGACACTTCAGAGAATTTTATCGGCTGGCACAACTTTTGCTACTGTGGAACCAGGAACCTATGTTGTATGTGCAGTAAGTAGGTTAGCACATGAGAGTGCGGGTGTAGTAATTTCCGTGAGTTGA